In Metopolophium dirhodum isolate CAU chromosome 9, ASM1992520v1, whole genome shotgun sequence, the genomic window TTAGGTTATTCGACGTTCTGTCGACGACGGCTTGTGAACCAATTGTAGTGTCATCGGTTGTTCGGCgttgtttataatgtattattataatataatacgatcgGATATCTGATTTTTCGTTTCCTATTAATATCACATCGAGAAAAAAAGTCCGTCAAATGGTCAAAACACGTTGCAGCATCAACTGGATACGCGGCATCAAAACTACGGGTGAAAAGTcgagtaatttaatattgtgttgcTTTCATAGTGCATACAAACGATGACAGAATATCATAatgtgtatatagtatacattttactcTACGGTTCGAACGAATTGGTTTCTGTTTAAATTAGAACATCGCAAAGGGACGTGATCAAAACTCATACTAAACATAGCCATAGACGACAAAATCACCGGAAataaaaaagtgttttttttcttctttaacgTTGgacattataatacctattgcaATATGGTTTGTATTTAAATCGGTTAAAATCGTTTCGgtgtataattaatgattatgaataataatagctAATCATGCTGCGACGCCTTTTAATTATAACACTATTCAGTAGTTTTTGATTACAGCGTATTACACAacttacagttataatatagcAATCGACAATTTTAAGTACAACACAATGTATACATGAGTTATATAATGCTTAACTAAAACGTTATTCGCGCGAAGCATTCACCGGagaagaaataaaaaacaatttttcctGTGCTTATTATCGACAAATAGACGAACacattttttatctaatttttccATCGCCGAAGATATTtgtgttacaaaataatattacgatgaaataataataggtaggtatacaaaatcaattcatacattttatcaaacagGTGTTTTTGATGATTTCATTTTCGATATTAAGTTATCCTTCTTTTTGATGCATCATTgctaaaaaacaaattacacgaCAAGCttaaaactgtaataataatagttatctacatttataattcacacagttatatttttatataatatatttatattatgatcttttttttaagaaacttgcttaaaaaaacaCTTAGacataatttttgattaaacaccgagttatataataattgccatttaatattatattatattctaggtTCCTGAGTgtctatacttattttaaatattataatataaacgtatatattgatatatagtaatatgtagtatcataattattattattgttcggtatttgatattcactcccattataatatgattgatttaacaaaatatgacataaatataataccttgGTTAAATCACTTAAATctaaatcaaacattttcatATTGGATTTAACacgtattgtttatattgtagtTTAAGTCTAATGTTTATTTGTGTTGCATTcaccattaaaattaaattagacaatattaattatcgatatatatatatatatgtgtagtgTGTCTGTCTTAGAaaccaatacaatttttattattgttttttttttttcatgttaagttatcgtataaatatattgagGGTACGGTAAacacgaatacaattttttagtaTTAGTTTAGCTTTCAACCtctacgtacataataataatatattgtgttgaatttaaaatgtaaaattctaatttatattaatcgtAGGTACTAGGTAATTGTTTGCTATCCAAACTTTTGAAAGTTGAACTTTCTTAATTATGCGCAACTACGTAATATTATGTCCGTTTGAcaaagataaatttatttttgttatatttttagaattaattaaaaacaaaaaacgtattttttcgATGGTTTCAGAGAATCGGTTAGAAACACTCTCAGAACCCAAACGTATATCTAcccactatttatttttttcaaactacgctataatattttaagtgtttatTCGCATAAATGTAATGAGTATACGTCGTATGTGTAACTACGCAGAGCACATGCGAAATGGTAGGTATGAATATCATTGCGATTgttaatgtcataatatattaattgtgggTGGTTAAGTTTATGTCTGTATTATGTTGTGCCTACCAAGTCATGGACGCGAGTTACGTTTTCAACTCGAACCAAACGGGTAGGCAGTGTGGTTCAATTGTCGAGCGATCGTTATCATCATTGTTGTAcattgtgataatataatatcattgcgatataatattataacggatCGACGAGAGCGCCGGCCTGAGGCGTGGTGGGATATAACATGTGACATTATTTGTTATCGCGATtcgatgacaataataatattgtatttctcCCGTTCTCTCCGCCGTTTCCAAATAAACGGTTGGGATGTTTCACGTGGCGTTACACGCCAGATAAATCTGCGCCAAATCACTTCTCTGGGGTTGTAGAGCTATATCTACAACGAGACTGTTATcgttgccaaaaaaaaaaaacaaaaaaaaaacaaacaatccGACGTTTATCGTCATCTTTCACGCCTTTTCTATTCTCTCGCGTctgtaatgataattattacacacAACTTACGTCGCGATCTCAACGCGTATCGATCGATTTCCGGGCATACcgcttaaaaatacaatattatgatatcgttCTACTTAATGCGagggtgaggggggggggggtgtgtgAAACGGAAGTGTACGTCGTCGAACACGGACTGCCGAGTCCACGTAGGCTTTCGGACGAATCGGGTGGCCCAACAGTTTGGGCCGACGAGACGTATGATGTAGAGTGAGTTGGAATTTGGAAATTTTTCGAAACAGAAAACGATCTAGCGGTCGTTATCTCGAGTGGGTATGGTGGGTCGACAGAGACCTCGTTGGAAACGGGCGTGGGACGTGTATAGTTACGTGTATGATATAACATGTTACGGACGGTGTTCAGGACGGTTCCCttgtcgggggggggggggggtgtgggtataatattattgtgattaaatcttaacaatattatatgtgtaccgGACATTCTGCGCCTTGCTCGACATGTACAAATGCAGACAAATCAAATGATGGAGTAGTCATGgggttattgaaatattataataaatggtatTGTATAGTTGTGAATTGTTTACATTTCCATTGATTGTCGACTATTCGAATTCAaactattattacataataatattatacctgttgTGCCATCAGAATCAATGTATATAGTCATCGAAAAGGGTGATCGCCACAAGTCGCACGGATAAAATCACGACGACAGTAAATGCGCTAAccgttataatgttatattatcgcCGTAACTTCAGCTTagaacgcaataataatatgatatagcaAGCCgacggttataatattattttgtcggcGAGATATTtcgaatttgaaaaaaaaaatgaacaagaCAACATGTTGTGCACTTGTGTCGGCCATATTTTACTACTCGTCCGTCGTATTGCAGTGGTCCACAAATCCAGTcacgtgatatatatatatatattataccggaACTCGTGAAGTTCGGACGCATTCGGCTGGGCATCCGAACCGCGGAAAAGTTGCATAAGTACTGTCCTTGTAAAACTAGACGATAGCGATCATCGTAAGTCGCCCGAGCAACTCGCGCATCGAATGCCCGGACATAATATACCTCCACCCGTTGACCGTAACACGCCGTATACAtcgtaactataataatattatatacatggcgTTCGTGGTCGTTGTCGGTGGGTGAACGGTTATTGTGGGAATGGGTGTGAGTGGGGGTTGCAGGACGGTGCGAAACAACTtgtgcgattataatattattgcggtGGATAGGGAAGCTGCGAAAGTATAATATCGAGTAGTACACCctctaatgtaatattatgtgtatgtacAGCGTGCAAATCGACGATTGtacgtaacaataatattattatcgttattaaatTACGTATTATTcgtaccttttttttaaaaaaaaaaaaaaaaaattattataaatacactttACATTATGATATATATGCGTATAAATGTACATTAGAGcaatcaatacatattatatacgagtatgtgtgtgtgtgtgtgtcgcaGTGGCGGATTCAGGGGAGGGGCACAGGAGGAGCACGTGCGCCCCTGTCAATTTTCTatcgacaatttttttatgcaacTACGAGTATCGTATAAATGAAAAGTTCAGTTAATAAGAacaactattaattattgttatttattataatcattattgtttgAAAACGATAGTATCTATAGGTGcgcattatattaattaaaattcaaattgtacgatttataatatgtgcCCTCCCCATCGAAATATCGAAAATCCGCCCCTggatgtgtgtatgtgtgtgtgtgtgtgcgtaggtgtgtgtgtgtgtgagtgttgtataattattatttcgatggattacatttttataatatcatattgttattattgtttataatatatcgttataattaataatataataaaatattaataatagatgtGAAAATCGCGCGATAACACAATATCGCGGTTTCGCATTCCGTCTAAGAcgatttaacattattattattattattatttagatggcgatatgttacatattattattattattattattattgtatattataacataatatacacgtaCAGTGTGCATCGGCAGTACAATGCGTATTATCGTTACGTGTTGTGTgcgattattatataataatattatatataaatgtattatcgaTATGGATGTTTGGCGGCGGGAAACGCGCGAcacgtcaaaatatttttgtcgttttattgttattattattattgttacgtatAGTGTACGATCTAATCGCAGGCATaggtaaaacatattataacaaacagTTGTCCCGCCGCCGGACCTGAAAACACTTCCGACGTCATTGAAGGAGGTTTTTCtttcgaattattattatatatgttaggTTATTGttgattgattatattattattatcgtcgatCGATCATAATAgtatgacgacgacgacgacgacgacaacaacaacaacaacggcgacgacgacgacgacatcgAGGACATCGACGAAGATGCGCGCGTATACAATTATTCacgattaaaaatttgattatcgCTTGTATTGTTTCATCGTTATCGTTGGTTTGTGCGGGGGGCGGCTTTGGGTGCGTTGCAGTGCGGGACGTTCAGACGTTGAATATGTACGACACGTTCGTTTCCTGGCTGGACTGCCGCTTGGTGTACGCGTGGTGATTGGTGATGTAGTACGACGACGCCTTGCCGCCGCCGTTGCCGCTTGCGGACGCCGAGTGCTGCAGGTTCTCGTTGTACCGGAGCGTGCCGCAGCACCGGCGGCTCTGGAGCACCGCGGTGAAGCCGCGCCGGAACTTGCGGTTGAAGAACGCGTACAGCACCGGGTTGATGCAGCTGTTGGACGCGCCCAGCCACTGCGCGATCGGCGTGGCCACCGGCAGGAAGTCCTCCTCCCACGGCACCAGCCGGCCGCCCAGCTTGATCCGGGCGAATATCGCGTACAGCGGCATCCAGGACGCGACGAACAGCACCACCACCATGGCCAGCATCTTGACCACCTTGACCTTGCTCTGCTGCTGGATGCGCTCCATGCGCGCGCACTTGTTGTCGGTGGGTATGGTCCGCCGCCACACCTTCACCCAGATCATCGCGTAGCACAGCGATATGGCCACCGTGGGCACCACGTAGCACAGGCCCAGGTTGCCCAGCAGGAAGTACAGGTTGCCGTCCAGGTAGTCCGGCCACACCTCCAGGCACAGTTCCAGGCTGGGGGCGTCCTTGAATATGGCCACCATGTCGAAGAACAGCGCCCACGGTATGGTGATGGTGGTCGACGCCAGCCAGATGACGCCGATGATGTACCGGGCCCGGCGCGTGGTGATCTGACACTTCAGCGGGTACCAGATGGCCAGGAACCTGCCAACCAAATAACCGTCATGTCAATATTATTCaggtagatataataatatgtacctacagtgGCGGATCCGGGActtaatttctttttctttgggggggggggggggggaagtacaaaaagttccaaaatcggctaaacacagtgtaaaacaaaggaaaactaTGGCGGTTGGGTGGGGGAATGTCCGTTTGCCCCCACCCTGGATCCGCtactgattatattatgtattattttataatgcataattatattattatgttcgattAGGTGTCAGTTTTGTTAATACGTTCCTTTTTTATAGGACACGGTCAGTTCCTTCAGTATAAATAGGAATTCGGTCAGttcgttaaatattaaaaggaaataGTTCAATTCCTCATGCCTATAAAAAAGGAACTCATTATTTTACTCGTTCCTCGTGGTTTatgagttatcaattattatattataatcactaatcataaCACCAAGTCATATGTGAATAAAAATCGgtagtctatttttttttcatagattaaaaacataataagtttttttttgtatttgtatttgttcattgaaacgaCCTCAAGGTCTTCGTCAATGCTTATCACAAGTGGGTAGTAGGGAGACCATGTGatctatttatctatgtatatatatatcactataaACACGACACTACCCCCCTTCTCCAAGAGGAGACATGTGCGGTCTTCACTCCCAGTGGAGTGGGACCTAGTTGAAAACTGGATGACGCAATCGGACGACAGCATGGGGATTTTTGGTGGTTGCGTAGATCCACaaaatttttttgcattttgcTATGAATCGAACCGATGACTGCGTGAGTCGTAGTCATCTGCGTGACCACTGCACCACTCcggcccaaaaacatatttggtAAACGAAATTATTCTCCCCAAATGTTTTTTCCATTCCCGAAGAGAACAAAATTACGCTCCGCCCAATTGTAATCTCGGGAAAAGTGTTATTTTCCTTAGTTCTATTTATACTGTAATCCAACTTACAGTTTTCCTCTACCTACACGCTTGGAGGTCGTATAATTTACCTAACATATTTCCGGTTTGTAATCTTTGTTTTAGCCTTGGGCGGCTCTGGGTATAGTTAAATCCATTTCGGTTTGGCGGACACGCCAAAAGATATTATGCTTTTACCCCGTCCAATCAACAACGACAACGACCGTGCACATCAACAACAACCTAGCGTTGATAACTtacattaatttacaaaatgccGGGACAAATTAATTATCACGTCCAGTAGGATGTAAGGAGACGactggttatatattatataatattatacgcatcgGCGCCAACAAGAACCtacgacataatatttatcCGGTTGAAAACTATTGGCCGTCACATTTAAAGACAATTTACgttcacacaatatattatacgctacACATCCGAGACAagtacgacatattattatgagtacctaatagtaataacaataacgttTTATAATGAAAACTCGTGTTTTTGACAACACCCGAgcacgatatattttttttttggaccgATGACAAAGGGCTCGCGGTGTACGatgaagtattatattattatacggcaggagttaaaaaaaaaaaaaaaaaactgtggaaAAAACTTGGAAAAGTGCCTGTACGTCAGCTGTGGCGAGACTTCGAGAAAAAAATCGCACTTGacgacaaataatattatgtaataatattgtgctgaTTCGAATGGCACAaccacatattattgttattatgcaaGGTCCGACCAAACGTATATGGCCTATTCGGATCGAACATCGCCATCTTTGAAATATGTTGCTTGCGATGCTGTAAATAGACGAAAAATAATACATGATTTGcggctaatataatattattatttgtatgaggCGCACTATTGGAAATGATGTACGTCGTTCTTCAATTTTGGCATTTCGTTTTCGCCGCCATAGCTACAACAGCTGGCCGGTGATCGGTGCACAGCTCTATTTTAaacgatacattttttcatttctttTACCGGATGGCAACTCGTACTTTCATATTTTTGctcgttaaaaaaattattattaaatagatgGTCAATCGGAAGGAAACGAGTTTTGtacaaacttataatatacctagtacctatactccattagtttaaacaataataaatcaatcGCTATAATTTCCCCAGTCAAACAAgccaacaaattataataatatataatattattgacactGATACCCAACTATACgtacacattattgtaataactaataggtaatattatgataaattatttcagaaaatcatatttataatacctatgcaatattgaataatacaaaatcaaaCAATAGTAATTCATGCGTCTTCAAACAATACCTAATGGCTATTACGCTTAgcgaaacaatataatattttaatccttTCAATGTGGGTctaccataaaaataattaaccagACCAAATAAATTGCGTCTTTGTCACAACTTTTGAAAAcggcaatattaataaaaaatactagcTAGTATtacgaataattatttaaagaaaatacgaacagttgtaatattaaaatattatattttagacaatCATTAAAACTAATTGGAACAGACATTGCATTATTATCATCTGCAAGACACTGCTAATTAGTGATTAGTTTAAAATCTTTCGGCACACTATTTCTATTTTCTGTTTACTGTCCGTTATTCAGTTTCGATTGTCCGTCAGTAAATTATAACGTTAATCGTggttttgtattaaattgtggTGGCAGTGAGGGGGagcacaatataaataattatcgattTAAaacaagaacaaaaaaaaaatggaaaataaaataaattaatattcgaTAAATTAATTAGCGTGAATGTTACGTGGTCAGATTTactctaaattaatttatactaataaaatgtttccatcttatattatattatacggtttacAAAAGTCGAGATCTATAGCGAACAATAACGtggtttataattgtatagaaatcgattgataatattataaagtcacTATAAATAAGTTTCTATTAAGCATAAAATCTAAGAAGATCTTCGTCCCTCCACTGTCATCAGCGATTAATCGCTAATATTCATCGATGgttattgaattaaaactattgcaaactacaatatattttataagattaggAGTGATTATACCTATATTCATGACAATTCTGCGTGAATAAAAAGGTAAAACATGCTCAATTAATTTAACTCGCGCAGTGAATGATTCGAACGAgtaatgactataataaattatgataaccaCGAGCTAATAAATTTTTTGTTCATATtgttcgaataaaataatatacaaaatcggGTATACAGCGAGTTCGCTGATTAAgaccttttttttattccttCAATTGCACCTCATTGCTTTCTCGACGTAAGGTTTTCAGTTCagagataaaaaattataataatgacgcTCCATTAAGTTTTTCTCGTTCAGTcgttgtatataaaaataagttattcgCTACACTATTATGTAGACTCAATCATAACATAAAATGTCTAAggttagacataatattattatcaaatgctAAGGTTATTCCACTTCGACTGACACTAAGGAGGAATATCAATTTGCGTTTTGATATAGACAAAAatgtacaagaaaaaaatacaaattaaaata contains:
- the LOC132951652 gene encoding neuropeptide SIFamide receptor-like gives rise to the protein MVIEPGLMDMLGNSLFDMLAPVTSTDSSAVASTVSAHGSGDGSGGRGDGSGTAVDDDEDDGTGMGGGSGSGGSGGIGPGELWYRHSPAMTAVYCFAYTMVFLVGLVGNLLVVSVVCRSPRMRNVTNYFIVNLAVADILVLVFCLPATLLSNIYVPWILGSWMCKIVPYVQGVSVAASVYSLIAVSVDRFLAIWYPLKCQITTRRARYIIGVIWLASTTITIPWALFFDMVAIFKDAPSLELCLEVWPDYLDGNLYFLLGNLGLCYVVPTVAISLCYAMIWVKVWRRTIPTDNKCARMERIQQQSKVKVVKMLAMVVVLFVASWMPLYAIFARIKLGGRLVPWEEDFLPVATPIAQWLGASNSCINPVLYAFFNRKFRRGFTAVLQSRRCCGTLRYNENLQHSASASGNGGGKASSYYITNHHAYTKRQSSQETNVSYIFNV